The DNA sequence CTTCTCCGAGTGTGGACAACAATTTCATTCATTTGGAATATTTACATTTATTATCACTCCCCTGTCTAGCAAATATACTGGAGCGTAAAGCGCGTTATAAGCTAGAAAGAACACTGATAACCACCTCGTGAGCG is a window from the Thermofilaceae archaeon genome containing:
- a CDS encoding IS6 family transposase, which translates into the protein LTRWLSVFFLAYNALYAPVYLLDRGVIINVNIPNE